A DNA window from Hydractinia symbiolongicarpus strain clone_291-10 chromosome 6, HSymV2.1, whole genome shotgun sequence contains the following coding sequences:
- the LOC130647040 gene encoding uncharacterized protein LOC130647040 gives MNVKMANVWKFCCEVVLILVVAKETLGGCTQDGLSYKCESEVDGKTTSVGVTLVNCKPPKIKIELTIEAIELSYEKEFDSSTDIPIPGASLGGLAGLYINVQLQDDSNDNIHIKINLRVKTLIFTATIPVMDERVAHNDCNEFLVWWYSQSQTIRIVIIVGAIALVIALISCCCRCYRRRQRSQFVMAPAMSPANIMVVNTSNNMQTTAPPPYTSSSKLPYSKLQEYN, from the exons ATGAATGTTAAGATGGCGAACGTGTGGAAATTTTGTTGTGAAGTTGTTTTAATACTTGTGGTTGCTAAAG aaactttGGGTGGTTGCACACAAGATGGATTGTCTTATAAATGCGAAAGTGAAGTTGatggaaaaactacaagtgttggTGTAACATTGGTAAATTGCAAgccaccaaaaattaaaattgaactgACCATTGAAGCGATAGAACTTAGTTATGAAAAAGAATTTGACTCTTCAACAGATATTCCAATCCCCGGAGCATCACTTGGTGGACTGGCTGGTCTGTACATTAATGTTCAGTTGCAAGATGACTCTAACGATAACATACACATAAAG atcAACCTACGAGTAAAGACCCTCATTTTCACAGCAACAATACCAGTTATGGACGAACGTGTTGCACACAATGATTGCAACG AATTCCTTGTGTGGTGGTATTCACAAAGTCAAACGATAAGAATTGTTATCATAGTTGGAGCAATCGCACTGGTGATTGCATTAATCTCGTGTTGCTGTCGTTGTTATCGTCGTCGTCAACGATCACAATTTGTCATGGCACCAGCGATGTCACCAGCCAACATCATGGTTGTAAATACTTCCAATAATATGCAAACGACAGCGCCACCGCCATATACCTCAAGCTCTAAGCTTCCCTATTCCAAATTACAAGAATACAATTGA